A genomic stretch from Natronincola ferrireducens includes:
- a CDS encoding serine hydrolase domain-containing protein, whose translation MGNREKQLEDYIEKTMFYQDIPGVAMVITDKNKIIYSKGFGITDILSKKPVTEKTIFHMASITKLFVATAIMQLVEKEKIDLHKPVTHYLTHFSIEDKRYKKITVLQMLSHTSGIPDCEDYGWDRPEYDDEALKRYITGLKDIHLISDPGKEFHYSNIAYEILGYLIEVVSDMTFEDYIKKHIIEPLEMEDSTLLSRSQSDEMAKPHSKNQDKKVVLSQVFPYNRRHAPSSTLTSNLVDMSKWAIVNLNRGVFQGKKILGESSYRLMWSPTMNIKGEEQKIGLGWFLSKQGQYDIKGHEGSDIGFRTSFGVIPEQSLGIGVFANMDNVSTRRIMRAAFDIILGVE comes from the coding sequence ATGGGGAATAGAGAAAAACAATTAGAAGATTATATAGAAAAAACTATGTTTTATCAAGATATCCCAGGGGTTGCTATGGTCATTACAGATAAAAACAAAATTATATACAGTAAAGGATTTGGTATCACTGATATATTATCTAAAAAGCCTGTAACTGAGAAAACAATCTTCCATATGGCTTCGATTACAAAGCTTTTTGTTGCTACAGCTATTATGCAACTGGTGGAAAAAGAAAAAATAGACCTTCATAAACCAGTGACCCATTATCTTACACATTTTTCCATAGAAGATAAAAGATATAAAAAAATAACTGTTCTCCAAATGCTAAGTCATACCTCCGGCATCCCTGATTGTGAAGATTATGGATGGGATAGACCAGAATATGATGATGAAGCTCTAAAACGTTATATTACTGGTTTAAAGGATATACACTTAATTAGTGACCCTGGTAAAGAATTTCACTATAGTAATATAGCCTATGAAATACTTGGTTACTTGATTGAGGTAGTTTCTGATATGACCTTTGAAGATTACATAAAGAAGCACATTATAGAGCCTTTGGAAATGGAGGATAGCACCTTGCTTTCTAGAAGCCAAAGTGATGAAATGGCAAAGCCCCATAGCAAGAATCAAGACAAAAAAGTGGTTCTATCCCAAGTTTTCCCCTATAATCGCAGACATGCCCCTAGTTCAACCCTTACTTCAAATCTAGTAGATATGAGCAAATGGGCAATAGTTAACTTAAATAGAGGTGTATTCCAGGGAAAGAAGATACTAGGAGAGAGTAGCTATAGGCTTATGTGGTCCCCCACGATGAACATAAAAGGAGAAGAACAGAAAATAGGCTTAGGTTGGTTTTTGAGTAAGCAAGGACAGTACGATATAAAGGGTCATGAAGGTAGTGATATAGGCTTTAGAACAAGCTTTGGAGTAATACCTGAACAATCTCTAGGAATTGGTGTATTTGCCAATATGGACAATGTATCCACTAGAAGAATCATGAGAGCCGCATTTGATATTATATTAGGTGTGGAGTAA
- a CDS encoding undecaprenyl phosphate translocase family protein, translating into MHSIIQGIILGFIIVLPGMSGGTVFVIFGIYESMLKDLVKLNVKPYLPLLGGALVGILGGGMVFALFFESFRDETAIFLMGCLIASIRAVLNSCPKLNLKRFLFLVTGLLMGYYVGGEPIGIMMNREEVSWVLLIVGGAISSAAMIIPGIPGSSVLIALGLYDNMLYYIKELAIVNLLFFGIGSLLGMFLLVNLINKIYEKYRSYISYCFAGLIAGSSRALLPYSFKPSIVLIFIAGFALVWIWSGKKEYSSDKLREDGA; encoded by the coding sequence ATGCATTCAATTATCCAAGGAATTATTTTAGGATTTATTATTGTATTACCAGGCATGAGTGGGGGAACGGTATTTGTTATTTTTGGCATATATGAAAGTATGTTAAAGGATCTAGTAAAGCTTAATGTAAAGCCCTATCTTCCTTTATTAGGGGGGGCCCTTGTGGGTATTTTGGGGGGTGGAATGGTTTTTGCACTATTCTTTGAATCCTTTAGAGATGAAACTGCTATTTTTTTGATGGGATGCTTGATAGCATCTATTAGAGCCGTGTTAAATTCCTGTCCAAAGTTAAATTTGAAAAGATTTCTTTTTTTAGTAACTGGACTTTTAATGGGCTATTATGTAGGTGGAGAGCCAATTGGTATTATGATGAATCGAGAAGAAGTAAGTTGGGTCCTCCTAATCGTTGGAGGAGCTATATCCAGTGCCGCCATGATTATTCCTGGTATACCTGGTAGCTCCGTTTTGATTGCTTTGGGACTTTATGATAATATGCTGTATTATATAAAAGAGCTAGCAATAGTAAACCTATTATTTTTTGGAATTGGAAGTCTGTTAGGAATGTTCCTTTTAGTGAACCTTATTAATAAAATATATGAAAAGTATAGAAGTTACATTTCCTACTGTTTTGCAGGTTTAATAGCTGGTTCTTCAAGGGCTCTTCTACCCTATTCCTTTAAACCTTCTATTGTACTGATTTTTATCGCCGGTTTTGCCTTAGTATGGATATGGAGTGGTAAAAAAGAATACTCATCCGATAAACTTAGAGAAGATGGAGCATAA
- a CDS encoding HD domain-containing phosphohydrolase, with protein MEKIRILVVEDCKITSKTIQKSLLSLGYKVVEIVTSGEAAVNACFLHKPDLILMDIEIEGNMNGIEAADKIRLSFDIPIIYLTALSDEDTLTRAKATGGFAYLIKPFRKRDLYANIEMITYAHKMKRKAKENEVKYRNIFNNMFEGFAYYKVVLDENNIPVDYIFLEVNDAFEKLLEVEREKIIGKSIREVFESNENNGFIDEMGILQEAIGKEKNLHIHEHYFKKVQKWISITISIPQKGYLSILLTNITERKTSEEKLKYLTFYDKLTGLYNRAYFEEELKRYDTKRQLPLSVIVGDINGLKLANDVFGHKEGDKLLINVAQKLKKSCRSEDLVARWGGDEFVILLPKADEEAVKDICARIREACRLEDDCLIPTSIALGFVTKSDEEDILGLLVEAENKMYKNKLLESKKAHENIINSLKLNLTIKTHETIEHMNNIKEKLLLMADYLKLSIKVKNELMLLAEFHDIGKISTPKKILNKPTTLTKEEWDIIKQHPVTGYRIASSSTNLIPIAEAILFHHEWWDGTGYPLGVKQKDIPITARLLAIADAYDVMTRGRLYKNPLSSCEALREIKNCANKQFDPEFVEIFIKIMDVNTVI; from the coding sequence ATGGAAAAAATACGGATTTTGGTTGTAGAAGATTGTAAGATTACTTCCAAAACAATTCAAAAAAGCTTATTAAGCCTAGGCTATAAAGTTGTAGAAATAGTTACATCGGGAGAAGCCGCTGTAAATGCTTGTTTTTTGCATAAACCGGATTTGATTTTAATGGATATCGAAATTGAAGGAAATATGAATGGGATTGAAGCAGCTGATAAGATAAGGTTATCCTTTGATATTCCTATCATCTATTTAACAGCCTTATCTGATGAAGATACCCTAACACGAGCTAAAGCAACAGGAGGATTTGCTTATTTAATAAAACCTTTTAGAAAAAGGGATTTATATGCCAATATAGAGATGATTACCTATGCCCATAAAATGAAAAGGAAGGCCAAAGAAAATGAAGTGAAATATCGCAATATTTTTAACAATATGTTTGAGGGTTTTGCCTATTATAAAGTTGTATTGGATGAAAATAATATTCCTGTAGATTATATTTTTCTTGAAGTAAATGATGCGTTTGAGAAGCTTTTAGAGGTGGAAAGAGAAAAAATCATAGGAAAAAGTATAAGGGAAGTATTTGAATCTAATGAAAATAATGGTTTTATTGATGAAATGGGAATTCTTCAAGAGGCCATAGGAAAGGAAAAAAATTTACATATTCATGAACACTATTTTAAAAAAGTACAAAAGTGGATTTCTATTACTATCAGTATTCCACAAAAGGGTTACCTCTCTATACTTTTGACAAATATAACAGAAAGAAAAACCTCAGAAGAAAAACTTAAATATCTAACATTCTATGATAAACTAACGGGACTTTATAACCGTGCTTATTTTGAAGAAGAACTAAAAAGATATGACACAAAAAGACAGCTGCCATTAAGTGTGATTGTTGGGGATATTAATGGGCTAAAGCTAGCAAATGATGTGTTTGGTCATAAGGAGGGAGACAAGCTTTTAATTAACGTAGCTCAAAAGCTGAAAAAAAGCTGTCGCTCAGAAGATTTAGTGGCAAGATGGGGTGGAGATGAGTTTGTTATTTTGCTACCTAAAGCTGATGAAGAAGCCGTTAAAGATATTTGTGCTAGAATAAGAGAAGCCTGTAGGCTGGAGGATGATTGTTTAATTCCCACAAGTATAGCGTTAGGCTTTGTTACTAAGAGTGATGAAGAAGATATTTTGGGGCTTTTAGTAGAGGCAGAAAATAAAATGTATAAAAACAAATTATTAGAAAGCAAAAAAGCCCATGAAAACATTATTAATTCTTTGAAACTAAATTTAACCATCAAAACCCATGAAACAATAGAGCATATGAATAATATTAAAGAAAAACTGTTGTTAATGGCAGACTATTTAAAGCTATCTATAAAAGTTAAGAATGAGCTGATGTTATTAGCAGAATTCCATGACATAGGGAAAATTTCAACACCTAAAAAAATATTAAATAAACCGACAACCCTGACAAAAGAAGAATGGGATATTATTAAACAGCATCCTGTTACAGGATATAGAATTGCATCATCCTCCACAAATTTAATTCCAATTGCAGAGGCTATTTTGTTTCACCATGAATGGTGGGATGGTACGGGTTATCCCTTAGGAGTAAAACAAAAGGATATTCCCATCACAGCTAGGTTATTAGCCATTGCAGATGCTTATGATGTCATGACCCGTGGCCGACTCTATAAAAATCCTTTAAGCTCTTGTGAAGCTCTTCGAGAAATTAAAAATTGTGCCAATAAACAGTTTGATCCAGAGTTTGTAGAAATTTTCATTAAGATTATGGATGTAAACACGGTAATATAA
- a CDS encoding response regulator gives MKDKNSRPVNILLIEDEKINQKVAQSLLKSRGWRIITALDGQEGIEKFNQEDFDVILVDIHMPKLNGFQVTNRIRRIERHQGRYTPIIGMSASDIPKDKEKFVGVEMDSYILKPLRAEELYQTIETLLSKYKRPLCPIDIEAVLANLEGDKDLLKELIEDFIEEEYSILLLKEIEEAINQKDYNKLYKKAHKLKGAAACLQIQGIYEIAYKLEQCGKALSNEGIVEIFEALKKEYQITKDALENYRWED, from the coding sequence ATGAAGGATAAAAACAGTAGACCAGTTAACATTTTACTGATAGAGGATGAAAAAATTAATCAAAAGGTAGCACAATCACTATTGAAAAGTAGAGGATGGAGGATTATCACAGCCCTAGATGGCCAAGAGGGAATAGAAAAGTTCAACCAAGAAGATTTTGATGTAATTTTAGTAGATATCCATATGCCTAAACTCAATGGTTTTCAAGTGACTAACAGAATTCGTAGGATAGAGAGACACCAAGGAAGGTACACCCCTATCATAGGTATGTCTGCCAGTGATATACCCAAAGATAAGGAAAAATTCGTAGGTGTAGAAATGGATAGTTATATACTTAAGCCCTTGAGGGCGGAAGAACTTTATCAAACGATAGAAACCTTATTATCAAAATATAAAAGACCCTTATGCCCCATAGATATAGAAGCTGTCTTAGCTAACTTAGAAGGAGATAAAGATCTATTAAAGGAGCTGATAGAGGATTTTATTGAAGAAGAGTATTCGATATTATTATTAAAGGAAATTGAAGAAGCTATTAATCAAAAGGATTATAATAAACTATATAAAAAAGCTCACAAACTCAAGGGTGCTGCTGCTTGTCTTCAAATACAAGGTATTTATGAGATTGCCTACAAATTAGAACAGTGTGGAAAAGCCCTTAGTAATGAAGGTATAGTAGAGATATTTGAAGCATTAAAGAAAGAATATCAAATAACAAAAGATGCTTTAGAAAACTATCGGTGGGAGGATTAG
- a CDS encoding insulinase family protein, with protein sequence MNFTVNTSYNGFKLLEEKKVKEINSMARIFEHEKSGARLLHIANDDDNKVFSITFRTPPTDSTGLPHILEHAVLCGSRKFPAKDPFVELAKGSLNTFLNAMTFSDKTMYPIASRNDKDFLNLMDVYLDAVFYPNIYKKPEILMQEGWHYELDNPEEEITYKGVVYNEMKGAFSSPEQVLFRKIQESLFPDTTYQYDSGGDPEAIPELTQEEFTAFHKKLYHPANSYIYLYGDGDIMEHLKFINEEYLQNFEKIKVDSEITLQTPYKEPKTSFVEYSISANEREQDKTFLSLNFVVGKSTNPELHLAFDILTYLLLETPAAPLKKALLEADLGKDVFGSYDHSILQPVLSVIVKNSNEEEQERFKQVVYDTLKALVDKGIDKKLIEASINIYEFKLREADYGRYPKGLIYCMKSMESWLYDEDPVLHLTYESALGKIKTALTTNYFEKLIEKYLLNNQHQSLLVVTPKKGLVQEKEEEVKQKLANYKAKLSKEEINQLIENTSMLKRYQEEPNDSKDLEKIPLLSLKDIEEKAEKLLLIEKKENGLPILLHPMFTNEIAYVNLLFDTTTVPKELIPYVSLLSFILGKVSTETYHYEDLSNEINIYTGGIDFKVEAYSLKNDDGTYFPKLMIQSSALVKQLPKLFHIIGELIGATKFNETKRLKEIIQEVKSRLEMNILQDGHIVAARRATSYFSPIGQYKEMCTGIAYYEFIEELEGNFDNKLQEIQSNLEKLIKMIFNQDNLLVSVTIEEKDYNKFQEAFKSLINYMGNEKLDKQQYQFDYGPKNEGLLTSSKVQYVAKAYNFQKLGYDYTGHLQVLKTIISLNYLWNKVRITGGAYGAMAGFSRNGNIYFTSYRDPNLDKTLKVYDEAHKYISEFSTDEREMTKYIIGTISKIDAPLTASMKGQEATAYYISQISQEDIQRERDEVLRTKPEDIKNLARLIKDVMEKNYYCVLGNEGKIQANKHIFKNLVEVFK encoded by the coding sequence ATGAATTTTACAGTAAACACAAGCTATAACGGTTTTAAACTATTGGAAGAAAAAAAAGTTAAAGAAATAAATTCTATGGCAAGAATATTTGAACATGAGAAGAGTGGTGCAAGATTACTACACATAGCAAATGATGATGATAACAAAGTATTTTCTATTACCTTTAGAACTCCTCCTACAGACAGCACTGGTCTGCCACATATTTTAGAGCATGCTGTATTGTGTGGGTCTAGGAAGTTTCCTGCAAAGGACCCCTTTGTGGAGTTAGCTAAAGGTTCATTAAATACTTTTTTAAATGCCATGACATTTTCTGATAAAACCATGTATCCTATTGCTAGTAGAAATGATAAGGATTTTCTTAATCTAATGGATGTTTATTTAGATGCAGTTTTTTATCCCAACATTTATAAAAAACCTGAAATTCTTATGCAGGAGGGGTGGCATTATGAATTAGATAATCCAGAGGAGGAAATAACCTATAAGGGTGTAGTTTATAATGAAATGAAGGGAGCTTTTTCTTCCCCTGAACAGGTGCTATTTAGAAAAATTCAGGAATCCTTGTTTCCAGATACAACCTACCAATATGATTCTGGTGGAGATCCGGAAGCTATCCCAGAATTAACACAGGAAGAATTTACAGCTTTCCATAAAAAGCTCTATCATCCTGCTAATAGTTATATTTATTTATATGGCGATGGCGACATTATGGAACACCTAAAATTTATTAATGAAGAGTATCTACAAAATTTTGAAAAAATAAAAGTAGATTCTGAAATTACTTTACAGACTCCCTATAAAGAACCCAAAACCTCTTTTGTAGAATACTCTATATCAGCCAATGAAAGGGAACAGGATAAAACCTTTTTAAGTTTGAATTTTGTTGTTGGAAAATCTACAAATCCAGAGCTTCATTTGGCCTTTGACATTCTAACCTATTTATTACTAGAAACTCCAGCAGCACCTCTAAAAAAGGCTCTTCTAGAAGCTGATTTAGGAAAAGATGTGTTTGGCTCCTATGATCATAGCATTCTCCAACCTGTATTGAGTGTTATTGTTAAAAATTCTAATGAGGAGGAGCAGGAAAGGTTTAAGCAGGTAGTTTATGATACATTAAAGGCACTAGTAGATAAAGGTATTGATAAAAAGCTGATTGAAGCATCTATTAACATCTACGAGTTTAAGCTTAGGGAAGCAGATTACGGAAGATATCCAAAGGGATTAATTTACTGTATGAAGAGTATGGAAAGCTGGCTTTATGATGAGGATCCAGTTCTACACTTAACCTACGAAAGTGCTTTAGGAAAAATTAAAACTGCCCTAACAACTAATTATTTTGAAAAGCTGATAGAAAAATACTTACTAAACAATCAACATCAATCTTTGTTAGTTGTAACGCCTAAAAAGGGTCTAGTCCAAGAAAAAGAAGAAGAAGTTAAACAAAAACTAGCAAATTACAAAGCAAAATTATCTAAAGAAGAAATTAACCAGTTAATAGAAAACACCTCTATGCTAAAAAGATACCAAGAAGAACCTAATGATTCTAAGGATTTAGAAAAAATACCGCTACTTTCGTTAAAAGATATTGAAGAAAAGGCAGAGAAGCTTCTACTAATAGAGAAAAAGGAAAATGGTCTACCTATACTGTTACATCCGATGTTTACAAATGAAATAGCATATGTAAATTTATTGTTTGACACTACAACTGTACCTAAAGAGCTTATACCCTACGTTAGCTTATTAAGCTTTATATTAGGAAAAGTTAGTACGGAAACCTATCATTATGAAGATTTATCTAATGAAATTAATATTTACACTGGGGGCATAGATTTTAAGGTTGAAGCCTATTCTTTAAAAAATGATGATGGAACCTACTTCCCTAAACTGATGATTCAATCAAGTGCTTTAGTAAAACAATTACCAAAGCTATTTCATATTATTGGTGAATTAATAGGAGCTACAAAGTTTAACGAAACAAAACGGTTAAAAGAAATAATTCAAGAAGTAAAGTCCAGATTAGAAATGAATATTTTACAGGATGGTCATATTGTGGCAGCAAGGAGAGCCACCTCCTATTTTTCTCCAATAGGACAATATAAAGAGATGTGTACAGGGATTGCATACTATGAATTTATTGAAGAATTAGAAGGAAACTTTGATAATAAGCTTCAAGAAATACAAAGTAATTTAGAAAAGCTAATTAAAATGATTTTTAATCAAGATAACTTGTTGGTAAGTGTAACAATAGAGGAAAAGGATTATAATAAGTTTCAAGAAGCCTTTAAATCTCTTATAAATTATATGGGCAATGAAAAGCTAGACAAACAACAATATCAGTTTGATTATGGTCCTAAAAATGAAGGGTTATTAACCTCCAGCAAAGTACAATATGTAGCTAAAGCCTATAACTTTCAAAAGCTTGGATATGATTACACAGGTCATTTGCAAGTTCTGAAGACAATTATTAGCTTAAATTATCTATGGAACAAAGTAAGAATCACAGGGGGAGCCTATGGGGCTATGGCGGGCTTTAGTAGAAATGGAAACATATATTTCACCTCCTATAGAGATCCAAACTTAGATAAAACATTAAAGGTATATGATGAAGCCCATAAATATATAAGTGAATTTTCTACTGATGAACGGGAAATGACTAAGTATATTATCGGTACTATTAGCAAAATAGATGCACCTTTAACTGCTTCCATGAAGGGACAAGAAGCTACTGCTTACTATATAAGTCAAATTAGTCAAGAGGATATACAAAGAGAAAGAGATGAAGTGTTAAGGACAAAGCCTGAAGATATAAAAAATCTAGCTAGATTAATCAAAGATGTTATGGAAAAAAATTATTACTGTGTATTAGGGAATGAAGGAAAAATACAGGCTAACAAACATATTTTTAAAAATCTAGTAGAGGTATTTAAGTAG
- the cooS gene encoding anaerobic carbon-monoxide dehydrogenase catalytic subunit codes for MSETKMVSLDEMDEQLIQKAEAEGVETMWDRKKAMKAPCGFGEKGVCCRICAMGPCRVSPVEGKGAQRGICGATADTIVARNLARMIAAGTSAHSDHARDIAHVMHMASRDGNYTIKDERKLLSLAEEWEVNTEGRDIYDVAHEVAEIALNEFGKPFGTLKFLERAPEPRKKIWRELDIEPRAIDREIATIMHSTHMGCTSDAESLLKIGMRTALADGWGGSMIGTVFSDILFGTPVPRETEANLGVLEEKQVNIILHGHEPSLSEMIVMAAQDPQIIKLAEEVGAEGINLAGMCCTGNEVTMRHGVKIAGNFFQQELAVLTGVIEAVIVDVQCIFPSLTPITDCYHTKFITTSPKAKITGATHIEFNEEKALESAKSIVREAIENFKNRKKEKVFIPQTKNQATLGYSVEAIIKQLDRVVNSNIDPQGTVKPLADVIKAGVLRGAAGIVGCNNPKVKHDYSHIEIMKKLIANDVIVVTTGCAAQAAAKAGLTSKDAAKLAGKGLQAVCELVDIPPVLHMGSCVDISRILTLVGETAKHMGVDNCDLPVVGVAPEWMSEKAVAIANYVIASGIDVFLGVEPPVMGSAAVVDMLTNKLEEMTGAKFFIDTDPHKLSAMMLDRIEEKRAKLEARLGKEIEYGITRAEEEEEGVKELA; via the coding sequence ATGAGTGAAACAAAAATGGTTTCTCTTGATGAAATGGATGAGCAATTAATCCAGAAAGCAGAAGCAGAAGGCGTAGAGACTATGTGGGACAGAAAAAAAGCTATGAAGGCACCCTGTGGCTTTGGGGAAAAGGGAGTATGCTGTAGAATTTGTGCCATGGGACCCTGTAGAGTAAGTCCAGTGGAGGGCAAGGGGGCTCAAAGAGGTATCTGTGGTGCTACGGCCGACACAATCGTAGCTAGAAATCTTGCAAGAATGATAGCGGCAGGAACATCAGCCCACTCTGACCATGCTAGAGATATAGCCCATGTTATGCATATGGCTAGTAGAGATGGAAATTATACCATTAAAGATGAAAGGAAATTATTGTCATTAGCTGAAGAATGGGAAGTAAACACAGAGGGCAGAGATATCTATGATGTAGCCCATGAAGTGGCAGAAATCGCATTGAATGAATTCGGTAAACCCTTCGGCACATTAAAGTTTCTAGAAAGAGCTCCTGAACCAAGAAAGAAAATTTGGAGAGAATTAGATATTGAGCCTAGAGCTATTGATAGAGAAATCGCTACTATTATGCACTCTACCCATATGGGATGTACCAGTGATGCTGAATCTTTGCTAAAAATTGGTATGAGAACAGCCCTTGCTGATGGGTGGGGAGGTTCCATGATAGGAACAGTGTTTAGTGATATTTTATTTGGAACTCCAGTGCCAAGGGAAACAGAAGCTAACCTAGGTGTTTTGGAGGAAAAACAAGTAAATATTATACTTCATGGACATGAACCAAGTCTATCAGAAATGATTGTTATGGCAGCACAAGATCCTCAGATAATCAAATTAGCTGAAGAGGTAGGGGCTGAAGGTATTAACTTAGCAGGAATGTGTTGTACTGGTAACGAAGTAACCATGAGACATGGGGTTAAAATAGCTGGAAACTTCTTCCAACAAGAATTAGCAGTATTAACGGGAGTAATTGAAGCTGTTATTGTAGACGTTCAATGTATTTTCCCATCACTAACACCAATAACAGACTGCTACCATACTAAGTTTATCACCACATCGCCAAAGGCTAAGATCACAGGTGCTACCCATATAGAATTTAATGAAGAAAAAGCATTAGAGTCAGCCAAAAGCATCGTGAGAGAAGCTATAGAAAACTTTAAAAATAGAAAGAAAGAAAAAGTATTTATACCACAAACAAAGAACCAAGCCACACTAGGCTACTCTGTAGAAGCAATTATAAAACAATTAGACAGAGTTGTAAATTCTAACATCGATCCTCAAGGAACTGTAAAGCCGTTGGCAGATGTTATTAAGGCAGGGGTATTAAGAGGAGCCGCAGGTATTGTTGGGTGTAACAATCCAAAAGTTAAACATGATTATAGTCATATAGAAATCATGAAAAAATTAATTGCAAACGATGTTATCGTTGTAACAACTGGTTGTGCCGCTCAAGCTGCTGCTAAAGCAGGTTTAACAAGTAAAGATGCTGCCAAATTAGCTGGTAAAGGGCTTCAAGCGGTATGTGAATTGGTAGATATTCCACCAGTACTTCATATGGGATCCTGTGTAGATATTAGCCGTATTTTAACATTAGTAGGTGAGACAGCTAAGCACATGGGGGTAGACAACTGTGATTTACCAGTAGTTGGCGTAGCTCCAGAATGGATGTCAGAAAAAGCTGTAGCAATAGCTAACTATGTAATAGCAAGTGGTATTGATGTATTCTTAGGTGTAGAACCTCCAGTAATGGGCTCTGCTGCAGTTGTAGATATGTTAACTAACAAGCTTGAGGAGATGACGGGAGCTAAATTCTTTATAGATACAGATCCTCATAAATTGTCAGCTATGATGTTAGATAGAATAGAAGAAAAAAGAGCAAAATTAGAAGCAAGATTAGGAAAAGAAATAGAGTATGGCATAACTAGAGCAGAGGAGGAAGAGGAAGGCGTTAAAGAGCTTGCATAA
- a CDS encoding ATP-binding protein, producing MKMKIAITGKGGVGKTTFAAMVSRLYAEEGYNVLSVDADPDANLALALGFPKELIDEITPISEMKNLVAERTGSTPGSFGTMFKMNPKVNDIPEKYCKQYNGVKVLTMGTVDTGGSGCVCPEHVLLKALTSHLILGNKDVIVMDMEAGIEHLGRGTAKNVDAFIVVVEPGERSLQTYRKVKQLATDIGVEKIFVVGNKVRNEEDKNFILGEVEADCCLGFIGYNPSIVESDRSNLSPYDANDKIKEEVRSISNKLKGVI from the coding sequence ATGAAGATGAAGATAGCTATAACAGGTAAAGGTGGAGTAGGAAAAACAACATTTGCAGCGATGGTTAGTAGATTATATGCAGAAGAAGGATACAATGTTTTAAGTGTAGATGCAGATCCTGATGCAAATCTTGCCTTAGCATTGGGATTTCCAAAGGAATTAATCGATGAAATAACGCCAATTTCAGAGATGAAAAATCTTGTGGCAGAACGCACAGGATCTACTCCTGGCAGCTTTGGCACCATGTTTAAAATGAACCCTAAAGTCAATGATATACCTGAAAAATATTGCAAGCAATACAATGGTGTAAAGGTTCTAACTATGGGGACAGTAGATACCGGTGGTTCTGGCTGTGTATGTCCAGAGCATGTTTTGCTAAAAGCTTTAACCTCTCATCTCATTTTAGGAAATAAAGATGTTATCGTGATGGATATGGAGGCAGGTATTGAACACTTAGGCAGAGGAACAGCAAAAAATGTAGATGCCTTTATTGTTGTAGTGGAACCCGGAGAAAGAAGCTTACAAACCTATAGAAAGGTTAAGCAATTAGCTACTGATATAGGGGTGGAAAAGATATTTGTAGTGGGAAATAAGGTAAGAAATGAAGAAGACAAAAACTTTATACTAGGGGAAGTTGAGGCAGATTGTTGTTTAGGCTTTATAGGCTACAACCCCAGCATAGTAGAGTCCGATAGAAGCAATCTATCACCCTATGATGCGAATGATAAGATAAAGGAGGAAGTACGTAGTATTTCAAATAAATTAAAGGGGGTTATATAA